A single genomic interval of Halobacillus halophilus DSM 2266 harbors:
- a CDS encoding cyclodeaminase translates to MTIIQLFHRSEIKHVVRLDKKVVDLVEDGFNALSDNKVQMPPIMRIDVPEHNGEVDIKSAYIRGYDSFAIKLSSGFFNNPQMGLPSANGLMILLSAETGRPMAILADQGLLTDLRTAAAGAVAARHLSRQDSRTAGIIGTGAQARLQLEALSLVRPIERVLVYGRDIKKADAYKEDIEERLSLPVEVCAHPQEVAENSDIVVTTTPSSEPLIKGEWLQPGVHVTAMGSDAEHKQELETSVLVRADQLVCDVKAQSVRLGELRNGQQETVDRAFELGEITSGRKQGRQSPDEVTVCDLTGTGVQDTVIARHVYSLLVPQEEIINGKS, encoded by the coding sequence GTGACGATCATCCAATTATTCCATAGGAGTGAAATTAAACATGTGGTTCGTTTAGATAAAAAGGTAGTGGATTTGGTGGAAGATGGTTTCAATGCGCTAAGTGATAACAAAGTGCAAATGCCTCCCATCATGCGAATCGATGTCCCCGAACATAACGGTGAAGTCGATATTAAATCCGCTTATATTAGAGGGTATGATAGTTTTGCTATCAAGCTCTCTTCTGGATTTTTTAATAATCCTCAAATGGGGCTGCCAAGTGCGAATGGCCTGATGATTCTCTTGAGTGCGGAAACAGGCAGACCGATGGCGATTCTTGCAGATCAGGGTCTGTTGACTGACTTACGTACCGCTGCTGCAGGTGCAGTAGCTGCCCGTCATCTCAGTCGCCAGGATAGTCGAACGGCTGGAATTATAGGCACCGGCGCTCAAGCGAGACTGCAGTTGGAAGCTCTCTCGCTTGTTCGTCCCATAGAAAGGGTGCTGGTTTACGGTAGAGATATTAAAAAGGCTGACGCCTATAAAGAAGATATCGAAGAACGATTAAGCCTGCCAGTAGAGGTTTGTGCTCACCCGCAGGAAGTCGCAGAAAACAGCGATATAGTGGTAACTACCACCCCTTCATCCGAACCTCTCATAAAAGGGGAATGGTTACAACCTGGAGTGCATGTCACCGCTATGGGCTCTGATGCCGAGCATAAACAGGAACTTGAAACATCGGTATTGGTACGAGCGGATCAGTTAGTTTGTGATGTAAAAGCGCAGTCTGTACGGCTGGGAGAATTAAGGAATGGTCAACAGGAAACAGTGGACCGGGCTTTTGAGCTCGGAGAAATAACAAGCGGCCGCAAGCAAGGAAGGCAGTCGCCCGATGAAGTTACGGTTTGCGATCTTACAGGGACGGGTGTGCAAGATACGGTTATTGCCCGCCACGTCTATTCATTACTTGTACCTCAGGAGGAGATTATTAATGGAAAAAGCTAA
- a CDS encoding cystathionine gamma-synthase family protein produces MEKAKFSTKSIWAGEKEQLAFGATQVPVVHSVSFGYDDMDEWYEVAIGNKPGHIYGRNTNPTVQAFEEKIRILENADASTSFSTGMAAISNTLSTLLFPGDRVVSIKDTYGGTNKIFTEFLPRQQVEVILCDTGDHEAIEREVARGCKVLYLESPTNPTVKITDIKRMAAAGKAVGATVIVDNTFATPVNQNPLELGADLVIHSATKYLGGHADALGGAVCGDRALVEAIYHYREINGATMDPMAAYLILRGMKTLKLRVDQQNKNAASIAEYLKTFDMVEAVFYPGLEDHPHHDIAKEQMTGFGGMLSFAVRGGVDTVRQLLPKLKYANRAANLGSVETVVGPSRTTSHVECTPAERLAMGIPEGLIRYSAGIEDIDDLKQDLAQAFKAIEAYVKS; encoded by the coding sequence ATGGAAAAAGCTAAATTCAGTACAAAATCGATTTGGGCCGGGGAAAAAGAACAGTTGGCTTTTGGAGCTACACAGGTACCGGTCGTTCATAGTGTATCTTTTGGTTATGACGACATGGATGAATGGTATGAAGTAGCGATTGGAAATAAACCGGGTCATATTTATGGCCGGAATACCAATCCAACGGTGCAGGCATTTGAAGAAAAAATTCGTATTCTTGAAAACGCAGATGCATCTACTAGTTTTTCAACGGGGATGGCTGCGATCAGTAATACGCTGAGTACTTTACTGTTCCCCGGCGACCGCGTCGTATCCATTAAAGATACGTACGGCGGCACAAACAAAATTTTCACGGAATTTCTCCCAAGACAGCAAGTAGAAGTGATTTTGTGTGATACAGGAGATCATGAGGCTATCGAAAGGGAAGTGGCGAGAGGATGTAAAGTCCTTTATCTCGAAAGCCCGACCAACCCGACCGTTAAAATCACGGATATTAAACGAATGGCTGCAGCTGGTAAAGCCGTAGGGGCCACTGTCATCGTGGATAATACTTTTGCTACACCTGTCAATCAGAATCCGTTGGAGCTTGGAGCTGACCTTGTGATCCATAGTGCAACGAAATACCTTGGAGGGCATGCTGACGCACTTGGCGGGGCTGTGTGCGGTGATCGAGCTCTTGTAGAAGCTATTTATCACTATCGTGAAATTAACGGTGCCACTATGGATCCTATGGCAGCCTACTTGATTCTGCGCGGTATGAAAACGCTGAAACTCCGAGTTGATCAGCAAAATAAAAACGCAGCAAGTATCGCAGAATATCTGAAAACATTTGATATGGTCGAAGCGGTATTTTATCCAGGGCTTGAGGACCATCCTCACCACGACATAGCAAAAGAGCAAATGACTGGTTTTGGAGGTATGCTCAGTTTTGCAGTTCGCGGCGGAGTGGATACCGTGAGACAACTGCTTCCTAAATTGAAATACGCGAACCGGGCGGCTAATTTGGGATCTGTCGAAACAGTCGTCGGACCTTCAAGAACGACCAGCCACGTTGAATGTACCCCGGCTGAAAGACTGGCTATGGGAATTCCGGAGGGACTTATCCGTTACTCCGCGGGAATTGAGGATATTGATGACTTAAAACAGGATCTTGCTCAAGCCTTTAAAGCTATTGAAGCTTATGTCAAAAGCTGA
- a CDS encoding M24 family metallopeptidase, producing the protein MVLPFDILEYHQRLQETKKSMEAKGIEVLLISNPANMNYLSGYDAWSFYVHQMLVIIIDEPQPLWIGRYQDANGARVTTWIYDENVIAYPDYYVHSEDYHPMDFISEILTQIGHGNRRVGVEMDQYYFTGMALERLKKGMPDAVFQDATLLVNRVRMIKSYQEIEYMKKAAKIADLAMQKGVESISPGVRECDTAAEIYYQMVKGTPEFGGEYPAIVPLLPTGDRTSIPHLTWSDRPFVEGNAVIIELAGCYKRYHVPLARTVTVGQPNEKLQVVAPVVLEGIQEVLYAAKPGVTCGELEEVWRKTIKKHGFEKEARLGYSVGLNYPPDWGEHTASIRKGDPTVLKPNMTFHLIPALWFDTDGIEISETFRVTEEGSERFTTYPQELIIRDHMDLSGQIS; encoded by the coding sequence ATGGTGCTTCCTTTTGACATTCTTGAGTATCACCAGCGGTTACAAGAGACAAAAAAGAGTATGGAAGCGAAAGGAATCGAAGTCCTGCTAATTTCAAATCCGGCAAATATGAATTACCTCTCAGGGTATGATGCCTGGTCTTTCTATGTTCATCAGATGCTTGTCATTATCATTGATGAGCCACAGCCTTTATGGATTGGACGTTACCAGGATGCAAATGGTGCCCGGGTTACAACTTGGATTTATGATGAAAATGTAATTGCTTACCCGGATTATTATGTTCACTCTGAAGATTATCACCCAATGGATTTCATTTCGGAAATTTTAACCCAAATTGGCCATGGAAATCGAAGAGTTGGCGTTGAGATGGACCAATATTACTTTACCGGTATGGCGCTTGAGAGATTGAAAAAAGGAATGCCGGATGCCGTTTTTCAAGATGCTACCCTGCTGGTTAACCGGGTAAGAATGATTAAATCATACCAGGAAATTGAATATATGAAAAAAGCAGCGAAGATCGCAGATTTAGCGATGCAAAAAGGTGTGGAAAGTATCAGCCCGGGAGTGCGTGAATGTGATACAGCTGCTGAAATTTACTATCAAATGGTCAAAGGAACACCAGAATTTGGAGGAGAGTATCCAGCAATTGTCCCTCTGCTCCCGACCGGTGACCGCACCTCGATTCCACACTTAACGTGGAGCGACCGTCCTTTTGTAGAAGGGAACGCCGTCATTATTGAACTGGCGGGTTGTTACAAGCGTTACCATGTACCACTTGCAAGAACCGTAACGGTTGGACAGCCGAATGAAAAGCTTCAAGTGGTAGCCCCGGTCGTCCTTGAAGGGATACAGGAAGTTCTTTACGCAGCTAAACCGGGGGTGACATGCGGGGAGCTTGAAGAAGTATGGAGAAAGACGATTAAGAAGCACGGTTTTGAAAAAGAGGCACGACTCGGCTACTCCGTTGGGCTGAATTATCCGCCGGATTGGGGAGAGCATACCGCGAGTATTCGAAAAGGTGATCCTACCGTCTTAAAGCCGAATATGACATTTCACCTTATACCGGCTTTATGGTTTGATACGGATGGAATTGAAATCAGTGAAACTTTCCGTGTTACGGAAGAAGGTTCTGAACGGTTTACCACTTATCCCCAAGAATTAATTATTAGGGACCATATGGACCTTAGCGGACAAATCAGCTAG
- a CDS encoding threonine synthase has product MNYSYISHLYCPKCSKTYSSKETQHLCTCGSPLLVEYRLDELAHDWKKDHLANRSPDLWRYHELLPLEDEQYKTTLGEGMSPLLSMNKIGQDMGIHDLLMKDEGTIPTGSFKARGAAVGVSKAKELGVEEMAMPTNGNAGAAWSLYAARASMKSTIVMPIDAPKITRNECAISGASLYLVDGLISDAGQIVGNAVKEKGMYNVSTLKEPYRIEGKKTMGLEIAEQLNWEVPDVILYPTGGGVGLIGIHKALKELQQLGWISDDKMPRLVAVQSEGCAPIVKAWEKGETEAPFWENSETVAFGINVPKALGDFLVLEALYETDGCAIAISDDALLEEQKKVAQKEGAFVCPEGAAAFSAARRLRDQGWIHEEEKVVVLNTGAGIKYPDTVNVDLPILNPGDRIR; this is encoded by the coding sequence ATGAACTACAGTTACATATCTCACTTGTACTGCCCGAAATGTTCGAAAACTTATTCAAGCAAAGAAACTCAGCATTTATGCACATGCGGATCTCCGCTTTTGGTCGAATACCGTCTGGATGAATTAGCCCACGATTGGAAGAAAGATCACCTGGCGAACCGCTCTCCTGATTTGTGGCGCTATCATGAACTTCTTCCACTGGAGGATGAACAATACAAAACCACTTTAGGAGAAGGAATGAGTCCATTACTTTCAATGAACAAAATCGGACAAGATATGGGTATTCATGATTTACTCATGAAGGACGAAGGAACGATTCCTACAGGGTCATTTAAAGCTCGTGGAGCGGCTGTTGGAGTTTCAAAAGCGAAGGAACTTGGTGTGGAAGAAATGGCTATGCCTACGAACGGAAATGCAGGCGCTGCCTGGTCTCTATATGCCGCTCGCGCATCTATGAAATCTACTATCGTCATGCCAATTGATGCTCCCAAAATCACCAGAAACGAATGTGCTATATCAGGGGCAAGCTTATACTTAGTCGATGGATTAATTAGTGATGCGGGTCAAATTGTTGGGAATGCTGTAAAAGAGAAAGGAATGTACAATGTTTCTACATTAAAAGAGCCCTACCGGATCGAAGGCAAAAAAACCATGGGGCTGGAGATTGCTGAACAGCTCAACTGGGAAGTTCCTGATGTGATCCTTTATCCGACCGGCGGTGGTGTTGGCCTAATCGGGATTCATAAGGCTTTAAAAGAACTTCAGCAGCTAGGGTGGATTTCTGACGACAAGATGCCGCGTTTAGTAGCCGTTCAATCAGAAGGTTGTGCACCTATTGTAAAGGCATGGGAAAAAGGAGAAACAGAAGCTCCTTTCTGGGAAAACTCTGAAACCGTAGCTTTTGGAATTAACGTACCTAAAGCTCTTGGAGATTTTCTAGTACTTGAAGCTCTTTATGAGACAGATGGGTGCGCCATAGCGATCAGTGACGATGCTCTTCTTGAGGAACAAAAGAAAGTGGCTCAAAAGGAAGGGGCTTTTGTGTGCCCTGAAGGAGCTGCGGCATTCTCGGCGGCCCGCCGCCTTCGCGATCAAGGATGGATTCATGAAGAGGAAAAAGTGGTGGTTTTAAATACAGGAGCCGGCATTAAGTATCCAGACACCGTGAACGTGGATTTGCCTATCCTTAATCCTGGAGACAGAATTAGGTAA